In one Rhodococcus sp. B50 genomic region, the following are encoded:
- the infC gene encoding translation initiation factor IF-3: MSRSRATCCGAVRPTTPLYLGGPISAETRINERIRVPEVRLVGPGGEQVGIVRVEDALRLAIEADLDLVEVAPDARPPVCKIMDYGKFKYEAAQKARESRKNQQQTVIKEQKLRPKIDDHDYETKKRNVVRFLEAGSKVKVTIMFRGREQSRPELGFRLLQRLGADVAELGFIETSPKQDGRNMTMVLAPHKGAKTRAKAQEAAQAAPAQAAPRPAASAAPTTESAPAPETGDAPSN; encoded by the coding sequence TTGTCGAGGAGTAGGGCCACGTGCTGCGGTGCGGTCAGACCGACCACACCGCTCTACCTAGGAGGCCCCATCAGCGCTGAGACCCGCATCAACGAACGCATCCGAGTTCCCGAGGTCCGACTCGTCGGACCCGGCGGTGAACAGGTCGGAATCGTGCGTGTTGAAGATGCCCTCCGCCTGGCAATCGAAGCCGACCTCGACCTCGTCGAGGTGGCACCCGACGCCCGGCCGCCGGTCTGCAAGATCATGGACTACGGCAAGTTCAAGTACGAAGCCGCGCAGAAGGCGCGCGAATCGCGCAAGAACCAGCAGCAGACCGTGATCAAGGAGCAGAAGCTCCGCCCGAAGATCGACGACCACGACTACGAGACCAAGAAGCGCAACGTCGTGCGCTTCCTCGAAGCCGGTTCGAAGGTCAAGGTCACCATCATGTTCCGTGGCCGCGAGCAGTCGCGCCCCGAACTCGGATTCCGGTTGCTGCAGCGCCTCGGCGCCGATGTCGCCGAACTCGGCTTCATCGAGACCAGTCCGAAGCAGGACGGCCGGAACATGACCATGGTGCTGGCCCCGCACAAGGGTGCGAAGACCCGCGCGAAGGCTCAGGAAGCCGCGCAGGCCGCACCGGCGCAGGCCGCTCCGCGCCCGGCAGCCTCCGCCGCCCCGACCACGGAGTCCGCGCCGGCTCCCGAGACGGGCGACGCCCCGAGCAACTAG
- the rpmI gene encoding 50S ribosomal protein L35 — MPKSKTHSGTAKRFKVSGSGKVLRQKAGRRHLLEHKSSRVTRRLDGKAVVADADAPRVKRMLGL; from the coding sequence ATGCCCAAGTCGAAGACCCACAGCGGCACCGCGAAGCGATTCAAGGTGTCCGGTAGCGGAAAGGTCCTGCGCCAGAAGGCGGGTCGCCGCCACCTGCTCGAGCACAAGTCCTCGCGGGTGACGCGTCGCCTCGACGGCAAGGCCGTCGTCGCCGATGCCGACGCTCCGCGCGTCAAGCGCATGCTCGGGCTCTGA
- the rplT gene encoding 50S ribosomal protein L20, producing the protein MARVKRAVNAQKKRRSILEASKGYRGQRSRLYRKAKEQQLHSLTYAYRDRRARKGDFRKLWISRINAAARANDITYNRFIQGLKAAGVEVDRKILAELAVSDAEAFAGLVAVAKAALPADVNAPAA; encoded by the coding sequence GTGGCACGCGTGAAGAGGGCCGTCAACGCCCAGAAGAAGCGTCGTTCGATTCTCGAGGCCTCGAAGGGCTACCGCGGACAGCGCTCGCGCCTGTACCGCAAGGCCAAGGAGCAGCAGCTTCACTCGCTGACCTACGCCTACCGCGACCGTCGCGCCCGCAAGGGTGATTTCCGCAAGCTGTGGATCAGCCGCATCAATGCTGCTGCCCGCGCCAACGACATCACCTACAACCGCTTCATCCAGGGCCTGAAGGCCGCCGGTGTCGAGGTCGACCGCAAGATCCTCGCCGAGCTCGCCGTCTCCGACGCCGAGGCCTTCGCCGGTCTCGTCGCCGTCGCCAAGGCTGCACTGCCGGCCGACGTCAACGCTCCGGCTGCCTGA
- a CDS encoding TrmH family RNA methyltransferase — MDTLTERTPRVVSAVKLLRTAERRKTGRFLAEGENSVTEALAAARVHELFVTEAAAGRYGRLVDDARSRGVRVGIVTERAAARLSDTVTPPGLVAVCDTLDVPLAEAVTAQSRLLAVPVAVAEPGNAGTLIRVSDAVGADAVVLAGDSVDPHNGKCVRSSAGSIFHLPVARERDTDRVLAALTDVGVQILATAADGEIDLDDADDLLAAPTAWLFGNEAHGLDPQVAARADHRVRIPIRGRAESLNLATAASICLYASARVQHRAARPIT; from the coding sequence GTGGACACGCTCACCGAGCGCACACCACGGGTCGTTTCTGCTGTGAAACTGCTCCGGACCGCCGAGCGTCGCAAGACCGGGCGGTTCCTCGCCGAGGGTGAGAACTCCGTCACCGAGGCGCTCGCCGCCGCACGGGTGCACGAGTTGTTCGTCACCGAGGCCGCCGCCGGTCGCTACGGCCGACTCGTCGACGACGCTCGCAGCCGCGGTGTGCGCGTGGGGATCGTCACCGAACGGGCCGCCGCCCGGCTGTCCGACACCGTCACCCCTCCCGGTCTCGTCGCCGTGTGCGACACCCTCGACGTGCCGCTCGCCGAAGCCGTGACCGCGCAGTCGCGGCTGCTCGCCGTGCCCGTCGCCGTCGCGGAGCCCGGCAACGCCGGCACCCTGATCCGCGTGTCCGACGCGGTCGGCGCCGACGCCGTGGTGCTCGCCGGCGACAGCGTCGACCCGCACAACGGCAAGTGCGTGCGCTCCTCGGCCGGCAGCATCTTCCACCTGCCGGTCGCCCGTGAGCGCGACACCGACCGGGTCCTGGCCGCCCTGACCGACGTCGGCGTGCAGATCCTCGCGACCGCCGCCGACGGCGAGATCGACCTCGACGACGCCGACGATCTGCTCGCCGCACCCACCGCGTGGCTGTTCGGCAACGAGGCCCACGGGCTCGACCCGCAGGTCGCCGCCCGCGCCGACCACCGCGTCCGCATCCCCATCCGCGGACGCGCCGAATCGCTCAACCTCGCCACCGCCGCCTCGATCTGCCTGTATGCGAGCGCGCGGGTGCAACATCGGGCCGCTCGGCCCATCACATAG
- the pheS gene encoding phenylalanine--tRNA ligase subunit alpha produces the protein MAKKEGGTPPAVDPSALTEDALTAAEKSAIDAFAAASDLDALAQAKIDHLGDKAPISLAKRALGALPGNERADAGKRVNAHRTAVQAAFDDRKAALQAERDAAVLVAEAVDVTLPATRSALGARHPISIISDEIADVFVAMGWEVAEGPEVETEHFNFDALNFLPDHPARTMQDTFHIAPEGSRQVLRTHTSPVQVRTMLHRDIPIYVVCPGRTFRTDELDATHTPVFSQVEGLAVDKGLTMAHLRGTLDAFARALFGPETRTRMRPNYFPFTEPSAEVDVWFPNKKGGAGWVEWGGCGMVNPNVLRASGIDPDVYTGFAFGMGLERTLQFRNGIPDMRDIVEGDVRFTLPFGVQG, from the coding sequence GTGGCCAAGAAAGAGGGCGGCACCCCGCCGGCAGTCGATCCGAGCGCTCTGACCGAGGATGCGCTCACCGCCGCCGAGAAGTCCGCGATCGACGCGTTCGCCGCTGCGAGCGACCTCGACGCGCTCGCCCAGGCGAAGATCGACCACCTCGGCGACAAGGCGCCCATCTCCCTCGCCAAGCGCGCCCTCGGCGCGCTGCCCGGCAACGAACGCGCCGACGCCGGCAAGCGGGTCAACGCGCACCGCACCGCCGTGCAGGCGGCCTTCGACGACCGCAAGGCGGCGTTGCAAGCCGAACGCGACGCCGCGGTCCTCGTCGCCGAGGCCGTCGACGTCACCCTGCCTGCGACCCGCAGCGCGCTCGGCGCCCGCCACCCGATCTCGATCATCTCGGACGAGATCGCCGACGTCTTCGTCGCGATGGGCTGGGAGGTCGCCGAAGGCCCCGAGGTCGAGACCGAGCACTTCAACTTCGACGCACTGAACTTCCTGCCCGACCACCCGGCGCGCACCATGCAGGACACCTTCCACATCGCCCCGGAAGGCTCGCGGCAGGTGCTGCGCACCCACACCTCGCCCGTGCAGGTCCGCACCATGCTGCACCGCGACATCCCGATCTACGTCGTGTGCCCGGGCCGCACCTTCCGCACCGACGAACTCGACGCCACCCACACCCCGGTTTTCTCGCAGGTCGAAGGTCTCGCCGTGGACAAGGGCCTGACCATGGCGCATCTGCGCGGCACCCTCGACGCGTTCGCGCGGGCACTGTTCGGACCGGAGACCCGCACCCGGATGCGGCCGAACTACTTCCCGTTCACCGAACCGTCCGCCGAGGTCGACGTGTGGTTCCCGAACAAGAAGGGCGGCGCAGGCTGGGTCGAATGGGGCGGCTGCGGCATGGTCAATCCCAATGTGCTCCGGGCCTCGGGCATCGACCCCGACGTCTACACCGGCTTCGCGTTCGGTATGGGTCTCGAACGCACCCTGCAGTTCCGCAACGGCATCCCCGACATGCGCGACATCGTCGAGGGCGACGTGCGCTTCACCCTGCCGTTCGGCGTGCAGGGCTGA
- the pheT gene encoding phenylalanine--tRNA ligase subunit beta yields the protein MRVAQSWLTEILQRATPEWNVTAEELDAGFVRVGLEVEDVETLGRIDNLVVGRVAEITELTEFKKPIRFCKVDVGEDEPRGIVCGARNFAEGDLIVAALPGAVLPGDFVIASRKTYGHISDGMICSLAELGIGKDHSGILVLEPGSAEPGTDANDLLGLGDTLVELNITPDRGYCFSVRGLTRELACGFDLEFADPATVPALPFDGGEAYPIRLDAETNATRFVARRVTGIDPKAVTPWWMQRRLLTAGVRPISPAVDVTNYVMLELGQPLHAFDAATLQGELVVRRARPGEKLTTLDGVERDLDPEDVVITDDSGVISLAGIMGGATTEVSDSTTDVLLEAATWDPLAVFRGNRRHKLSSEAGKRFERTVDPAVARAALDRAASLLVEIAGGRVEPTLTDIVVPTESPTIRMDIDLPDRVAGVSYPNGTAARRLTQIGCTVEVGVGNDGHGQLVVTPPTWRPDLRQPADLVEEVLRLEGLEQIPSVLPTAPAGRGLTATQKRRRAVSRALAYDGYVEVLAPVFLPAGVFDTWGLDADDPRRVTTTVLNPLESDRPELATTLLPGLLEILGRNVSRGQRDLSLYAIAQVVQPTPETKPVDALPVDRRPTDDEIALLEGSLPQQPVHVGGVLAGLREPAGPWGTGRAADAFDAFAAAESVARAAGVRLERRAAQYLPWHPGRCAELLVDGVVVGHAGELHPAVIERAGLPARTCAFEVDLDALPIVESLPAPIVSPFPAVLQDVAVVVDASVPAADVESALRSGGGDLLEDIRLFDVYEGAQLGENRKSLAFALRFRAPDRTLTEDEASAAREAAVAAAAAAVGAQLRA from the coding sequence GTGCGAGTAGCGCAGTCCTGGCTGACCGAGATCCTGCAGCGCGCCACCCCGGAGTGGAACGTCACCGCCGAGGAACTCGACGCGGGATTCGTCCGGGTCGGACTCGAGGTCGAGGACGTCGAGACCCTCGGCCGCATCGACAACCTCGTCGTCGGGCGGGTCGCGGAGATCACCGAGCTCACCGAGTTCAAGAAGCCCATCCGCTTCTGCAAGGTCGACGTCGGTGAGGACGAACCGCGCGGCATCGTGTGCGGCGCCCGCAACTTCGCCGAGGGCGACCTCATCGTCGCCGCACTGCCCGGCGCCGTGCTCCCGGGCGACTTCGTCATCGCCTCCCGCAAGACGTACGGGCACATCTCCGACGGCATGATCTGCTCACTGGCCGAACTGGGCATCGGCAAGGACCACTCGGGCATCCTCGTGCTCGAACCGGGCAGTGCCGAACCCGGCACCGACGCCAACGACCTGCTCGGTCTCGGCGACACGCTCGTCGAGCTCAATATCACCCCCGACCGCGGTTACTGCTTCTCCGTCCGCGGGCTCACGCGCGAACTCGCGTGCGGTTTCGACCTCGAGTTCGCCGATCCGGCGACCGTGCCGGCGCTGCCGTTCGACGGTGGAGAGGCCTACCCGATCCGGCTCGACGCCGAGACGAACGCGACCCGGTTCGTCGCGCGCCGCGTCACCGGCATCGACCCGAAGGCCGTCACCCCGTGGTGGATGCAGCGTCGCCTGCTCACCGCCGGTGTCCGCCCGATCTCGCCCGCGGTCGACGTGACCAACTACGTCATGCTCGAGCTCGGCCAGCCGCTGCACGCCTTCGATGCCGCGACCCTGCAGGGCGAACTGGTCGTGCGGCGTGCCCGGCCAGGGGAGAAGCTCACCACCCTCGACGGTGTCGAGCGCGACCTCGATCCCGAGGACGTCGTCATCACCGACGACTCCGGGGTGATCTCCCTCGCCGGCATCATGGGCGGCGCCACCACCGAGGTGAGCGACTCGACCACCGACGTGCTGCTCGAGGCCGCCACCTGGGACCCGCTCGCCGTCTTCCGCGGCAACCGTCGGCACAAGCTCAGCAGCGAGGCCGGCAAGCGCTTCGAGCGCACCGTCGACCCGGCCGTGGCCCGCGCCGCGCTCGACCGGGCCGCGAGCCTGCTCGTCGAGATCGCCGGTGGCCGGGTCGAGCCGACGCTCACCGACATCGTCGTGCCCACCGAGAGCCCGACGATCCGCATGGACATCGACCTGCCCGACCGCGTGGCCGGGGTGAGCTACCCGAACGGCACCGCCGCCCGCCGCCTCACGCAGATCGGCTGCACCGTCGAGGTCGGTGTCGGCAACGACGGTCACGGCCAGCTCGTGGTGACCCCGCCGACCTGGCGTCCCGATCTGCGTCAGCCCGCCGACCTGGTCGAGGAGGTGCTGCGTCTCGAAGGACTCGAGCAGATCCCGTCGGTGCTGCCCACCGCCCCGGCCGGTCGCGGCCTGACGGCCACACAGAAGCGTCGCCGCGCCGTCTCCCGCGCCCTGGCCTACGACGGCTACGTCGAGGTGCTCGCCCCGGTGTTCCTGCCGGCGGGCGTGTTCGACACCTGGGGCCTCGATGCCGACGATCCGCGCCGGGTCACCACCACGGTGCTCAACCCCCTCGAGTCGGACCGCCCGGAGCTGGCCACCACGCTGTTGCCGGGCCTGCTCGAGATCCTCGGCCGCAACGTCTCGCGCGGCCAGCGCGACCTGTCGCTCTACGCGATCGCGCAGGTCGTGCAGCCCACCCCGGAGACCAAGCCGGTCGACGCGCTGCCGGTGGACCGTCGTCCCACCGACGACGAGATCGCCCTGCTCGAAGGGTCGCTGCCGCAGCAGCCGGTCCACGTCGGCGGTGTGCTCGCCGGTCTGCGCGAACCGGCCGGACCGTGGGGCACGGGGCGGGCCGCGGATGCCTTCGACGCCTTCGCCGCCGCGGAGAGCGTGGCGCGCGCCGCGGGAGTGCGTCTCGAGCGCCGCGCCGCGCAGTATCTGCCGTGGCATCCGGGACGCTGCGCCGAACTGCTCGTCGACGGGGTCGTCGTCGGTCACGCCGGTGAACTGCATCCCGCGGTGATCGAGCGGGCGGGCCTGCCCGCACGCACGTGCGCGTTCGAAGTCGACCTGGACGCCTTGCCGATCGTGGAATCTCTTCCGGCCCCGATCGTCTCGCCGTTCCCGGCGGTCCTGCAGGACGTCGCGGTCGTCGTCGATGCGAGCGTTCCGGCCGCCGATGTCGAGAGCGCCCTGCGCTCGGGTGGCGGCGACCTGCTCGAGGACATCCGCTTGTTCGACGTCTACGAGGGCGCCCAGCTGGGCGAGAACCGCAAGTCGCTCGCGTTCGCGCTGCGCTTCCGCGCCCCGGACCGCACCCTTACCGAGGACGAGGCCAGCGCCGCCCGCGAGGCGGCCGTCGCCGCCGCGGCCGCCGCGGTCGGCGCGCAGCTACGCGCCTGA
- a CDS encoding Lrp/AsnC family transcriptional regulator has product MDDSEYGSARSIDEIDLRIINALQWSPRSTWDALAGPLGLDAATLARHWRRLEREHLAWTTITPGPRILEQVTTALLEITVMPGARNSVNEAMTGRPHAVTVEVPSAGADLLVTAATATYEQMTRLVVDDLAELPGVASIRTHVVSEWFTEGGAWRLNALGPGERGELTSAPGARRAGERRGRTTVTATDRAILSALAVDGRTPMRTLAEIAGAGAATVKRRVEALLSAEVVGLRCEFAHPAAGFAVLVTLWCTVPVGRLTATGRVVSREPEVRNCFAVIGASNLVVQAWLHSPADVPDFEARVLARCPDLTIRDRVLVLRIHKLAGHVLDRAGRKVATVPPDVWLPGGDTGVTSGA; this is encoded by the coding sequence ATGGACGATTCCGAGTACGGAAGTGCGCGATCGATCGATGAAATCGACCTGAGGATAATCAATGCGCTCCAGTGGTCCCCACGTTCCACCTGGGATGCGCTGGCCGGTCCGCTCGGTCTCGACGCCGCCACCCTGGCCCGCCATTGGCGTCGCCTCGAACGCGAACACCTCGCGTGGACGACGATCACTCCGGGCCCGCGCATCCTCGAGCAGGTGACCACCGCGCTCCTCGAGATCACCGTGATGCCCGGCGCGAGGAATTCGGTCAACGAGGCGATGACCGGGCGTCCGCACGCGGTGACCGTCGAGGTGCCGTCCGCGGGGGCAGATCTGCTCGTCACCGCCGCCACCGCAACCTACGAGCAGATGACCCGGCTGGTCGTCGACGACCTGGCCGAGCTGCCGGGTGTCGCGTCGATCCGCACGCACGTGGTCTCGGAGTGGTTCACCGAGGGCGGGGCGTGGCGACTGAACGCGCTCGGCCCGGGCGAGCGCGGGGAACTGACCTCGGCGCCGGGTGCCCGCCGGGCGGGTGAACGTCGCGGACGCACGACGGTCACCGCCACCGACCGGGCGATTCTCTCGGCCCTGGCGGTCGACGGTCGGACCCCGATGCGCACTCTCGCGGAGATCGCCGGTGCCGGCGCGGCGACGGTCAAGCGCCGGGTCGAGGCACTGCTGTCCGCCGAAGTGGTCGGCCTTCGGTGCGAATTCGCTCATCCCGCAGCGGGGTTCGCGGTGCTCGTCACGTTGTGGTGCACGGTGCCCGTCGGACGGCTGACCGCCACCGGGCGGGTGGTGAGCCGGGAACCGGAAGTGCGCAACTGTTTCGCCGTCATCGGCGCCTCGAACCTCGTGGTGCAGGCGTGGTTGCACTCCCCTGCCGACGTTCCCGACTTCGAGGCCCGGGTGCTCGCGCGGTGCCCCGATCTGACGATCCGCGATCGTGTCCTCGTGTTGCGCATCCACAAACTCGCCGGACACGTCCTCGACCGGGCGGGTCGCAAGGTCGCCACGGTCCCGCCCGACGTGTGGCTGCCGGGCGGGGACACGGGCGTCACCTCAGGCGCGTAG
- a CDS encoding flavin-containing monooxygenase, whose product MQTEQKYALIGAGPSGLAGARALSRQGIGFVGFESHSAVGGLWDITNPVSTVYESAHLISSKTTTEFAEFPMSPQTPDYPDHAALARYFRDYADAFGLPEHYRFGTTVTRVEPDDDRWRVTATDRTGTETTELYRGVVVANGTLATPNHPSIPGAFDGEILHTSAYKDAAIFRGKRVLIVGAGNSGCDIAVDAVHHARSVDLSVRRGYHFVPKYLFGRPADTLTRGRPLPAPIKQRLDALLLRQFTGDPTRFGLPAPDHRLYESHPVVNSLILHHLGHGDVQVRPDIERYDGAEVRFRDGSAAEYDMIVHATGYVLDYPFVDRDLLDWRGHAPDLLLNMISRRFPDLFVLGMVESSGLGWQGRYEQAELAAAAIRLADADPAAAERWRAALAASPPDLTGGYRYLKLGRMAYYVNKDAYRTALRKQTRAVHEALTPTSAAGAR is encoded by the coding sequence ATGCAGACGGAGCAGAAGTATGCGCTGATCGGGGCGGGCCCATCCGGGCTCGCCGGAGCCCGCGCGCTGTCCCGGCAGGGCATCGGCTTCGTCGGCTTCGAGTCCCACAGCGCCGTCGGGGGGCTGTGGGACATCACCAATCCGGTGAGCACGGTGTACGAGTCGGCACACCTGATCTCCTCGAAGACCACGACGGAGTTCGCCGAGTTCCCCATGTCGCCGCAGACGCCGGACTATCCGGACCATGCGGCGCTCGCCCGCTATTTCCGGGACTACGCCGACGCCTTCGGGTTGCCCGAGCACTACCGCTTCGGAACCACCGTCACCCGCGTCGAACCTGACGACGACCGGTGGCGGGTGACCGCCACGGACCGGACCGGCACCGAGACCACCGAGCTCTACCGCGGGGTCGTGGTCGCCAACGGCACCCTCGCCACGCCGAACCACCCGTCGATCCCCGGCGCATTCGACGGCGAGATCCTGCATACCAGTGCCTACAAGGACGCGGCGATCTTCCGCGGCAAGCGGGTGCTGATCGTGGGCGCCGGCAACAGCGGCTGCGACATCGCCGTCGACGCCGTCCATCACGCCAGGTCTGTGGATCTGAGCGTGCGCCGCGGCTACCACTTCGTCCCCAAGTACCTGTTCGGGCGCCCCGCCGACACCCTCACCCGCGGACGGCCGCTTCCGGCGCCGATCAAGCAACGTCTCGACGCGCTGCTGCTGCGCCAGTTCACCGGCGACCCCACCCGATTCGGGCTGCCGGCCCCCGACCACCGCCTCTATGAATCGCACCCGGTGGTCAACTCACTGATCCTGCACCATCTCGGTCACGGGGACGTGCAGGTCCGGCCCGACATCGAGCGCTACGACGGCGCCGAGGTCCGGTTCCGGGATGGCTCCGCCGCCGAGTACGACATGATCGTGCACGCCACCGGCTACGTCCTCGACTACCCCTTCGTGGACCGCGACCTTCTCGACTGGCGCGGCCACGCCCCCGACCTGCTGCTGAACATGATCAGCCGCCGGTTCCCGGACCTGTTCGTCCTCGGCATGGTCGAGTCGTCCGGGCTGGGCTGGCAGGGACGCTACGAACAGGCCGAACTTGCCGCCGCCGCGATCCGCCTCGCCGACGCCGACCCGGCAGCGGCCGAGCGGTGGCGCGCGGCGCTGGCCGCCTCGCCCCCGGATCTCACCGGCGGCTACCGCTACCTGAAACTCGGCCGGATGGCCTACTACGTCAACAAGGACGCCTACCGTACCGCGCTGCGCAAGCAGACCCGCGCGGTCCACGAAGCCCTCACGCCGACGAGCGCGGCGGGCGCGCGGTGA
- a CDS encoding PspA/IM30 family protein: MNKDEAGRMPSPEEPDRPEQPVPDVTPAGPETPTVPDVPPGPDIPDVPPIDPEPSPDPDVTPRDAANPHAVQVHDAEIVDPGVVDTGVVDSGVRAPTIEEITGYTADGVPTFESVREKIEQRSATALGAEELAHATGVGRTLDEQYEDRKAAAADRLAEIRRSMRSE; encoded by the coding sequence ATGAACAAGGACGAAGCCGGCCGGATGCCGTCACCGGAGGAGCCCGACAGACCGGAGCAGCCCGTCCCCGACGTGACTCCGGCCGGGCCGGAGACGCCGACCGTGCCGGATGTGCCGCCGGGCCCGGACATCCCGGACGTGCCGCCGATCGACCCGGAACCGAGCCCCGATCCCGACGTGACCCCGCGCGATGCCGCGAATCCGCACGCTGTGCAGGTTCACGACGCCGAGATCGTCGACCCGGGAGTCGTCGACACCGGAGTTGTCGACAGCGGGGTCCGTGCTCCCACGATCGAGGAGATCACCGGCTACACCGCGGACGGGGTGCCGACCTTCGAGTCGGTGCGTGAGAAGATCGAGCAGCGCTCGGCGACCGCGCTCGGCGCCGAGGAACTCGCTCACGCGACCGGCGTGGGTCGCACGCTCGACGAGCAGTACGAGGACCGTAAGGCGGCCGCTGCCGACCGGCTCGCGGAGATCCGACGGTCGATGCGGTCGGAGTGA
- the argC gene encoding N-acetyl-gamma-glutamyl-phosphate reductase — protein sequence MGTSPDFTATPESPLRVAVAGASGYAGGEILRLLLGHPGYQDGSLVIGALTAGGNAGATLREFHPHLLPLADRVLGATDIDTLLGHDVVFLGLPHGHSAVIAEQLPDTTVVIDCGADFRLENAADWQRWYGSDHAGTWPYGMPELPGKRDALVGATRIAVPGCYPTSASLALAPAVAAGIVEPVVQVVAVSGTSGAGKSPKVDLLGSEVMGSVRAYGIGGAHRHTPEIKQNLSALAGTDVKVSFTPVLAPMPRGILATCTAPTTVTAVEARAVYEKAYADEPFVQLLPEGALPTTGAVVGSNAVQIAVTVDTDAGLLVVIAALDNLTKGTAGAAVQSMNLALGLPETAGLSTVGVAP from the coding sequence ATGGGTACTTCACCGGACTTCACCGCCACCCCCGAGTCGCCGCTACGGGTCGCCGTGGCCGGCGCCAGCGGCTACGCGGGCGGCGAGATCCTGCGCCTGCTTCTCGGCCATCCCGGCTACCAGGACGGGTCCCTCGTCATCGGCGCCCTCACCGCCGGAGGTAACGCCGGCGCCACCCTGCGTGAGTTCCACCCCCATCTGCTGCCGCTCGCCGACCGCGTGCTCGGCGCCACCGACATCGACACCCTGCTCGGGCACGACGTCGTCTTCCTCGGCCTTCCGCACGGCCACTCCGCCGTGATCGCCGAGCAGCTGCCCGACACCACCGTCGTGATCGATTGCGGCGCCGACTTCCGGCTCGAGAACGCCGCCGACTGGCAGCGCTGGTACGGCAGCGATCACGCCGGCACCTGGCCCTACGGCATGCCCGAGCTGCCCGGCAAGCGCGACGCCCTCGTCGGCGCCACCCGCATCGCGGTCCCCGGTTGCTATCCGACCTCCGCCTCACTCGCCCTCGCCCCGGCCGTCGCCGCCGGCATCGTCGAACCCGTCGTGCAGGTCGTGGCGGTCTCCGGCACCTCCGGGGCCGGGAAGTCCCCGAAGGTCGACCTCCTCGGCTCCGAGGTCATGGGCTCGGTCCGCGCCTACGGCATCGGCGGCGCCCACCGCCACACCCCGGAGATCAAGCAGAACCTGTCCGCCCTCGCCGGCACCGACGTGAAGGTCTCGTTCACCCCGGTCCTCGCTCCCATGCCCCGCGGCATCCTCGCGACCTGCACCGCACCGACCACGGTGACTGCCGTCGAGGCGCGTGCCGTCTACGAGAAGGCGTACGCCGACGAACCCTTCGTGCAGCTGCTGCCGGAGGGCGCGCTGCCCACCACCGGGGCGGTGGTCGGCTCGAACGCCGTCCAGATCGCCGTCACCGTCGACACCGATGCGGGCCTGCTCGTCGTGATCGCCGCGCTCGACAACCTCACCAAGGGCACCGCCGGTGCCGCCGTGCAATCGATGAACCTGGCGCTCGGTCTGCCCGAGACCGCCGGCCTGTCCACCGTGGGAGTGGCCCCGTGA